In a single window of the Lebetimonas sp. JH292 genome:
- a CDS encoding prepilin-type N-terminal cleavage/methylation domain-containing protein, producing MIFFTRLKKPKKLNNRSLTPSFTLIELLIVIIIIGIIISSVSFNLTPDKFNLAVDNLIKYIRFTQSLALKDDKYQPFSSNKNSNYENNLSRYWYKKWWKFSISATNNNEYFFEIFSDMNLNNNDDVDECAKNPLTNKYLKGDFKSSTASKDTNLSYFNIKYISYIYNSQEKKITSNNRLNIYFDNYGNVYKKLYNDQIFKTTHSLGSNILTSDLKIKICSDENCNSNKNCRLIIITPNGFSYKSFCF from the coding sequence ATGATATTCTTTACCAGGTTGAAAAAGCCGAAGAAATTAAATAACAGGAGTTTAACTCCTTCTTTTACCCTTATTGAACTTCTGATTGTCATAATTATAATAGGAATTATTATATCTTCTGTTTCTTTTAATTTAACTCCGGATAAATTTAATCTTGCTGTCGATAATTTAATAAAATATATTCGTTTTACACAATCGCTTGCTTTAAAAGATGATAAATATCAACCATTTTCAAGTAATAAAAACAGTAATTATGAAAATAATTTAAGTCGTTATTGGTATAAAAAATGGTGGAAATTTAGTATAAGCGCAACAAATAATAATGAATATTTTTTTGAAATATTTTCAGATATGAATTTAAATAATAATGATGATGTTGATGAATGTGCAAAAAATCCATTAACTAATAAATATTTAAAAGGAGATTTTAAATCTTCAACAGCTTCAAAAGATACAAATTTATCTTATTTTAATATTAAATATATTTCTTATATATATAATTCTCAAGAAAAAAAGATTACTTCCAATAATAGATTAAATATTTATTTTGACAATTATGGAAATGTTTATAAAAAATTATATAATGATCAAATATTTAAAACAACCCATAGTTTGGGAAGTAATATTTTGACTTCTGATTTAAAAATTAAAATTTGTTCAGATGAAAATTGTAATTCAAATAAAAATTGTAGATTAATAATAATTACTCCTAACGGGTTTTCATATAAATCATTTTGTTTTTAA
- a CDS encoding citrate/2-methylcitrate synthase gives MSNALFTRDTQAIFWNNNKSAIQRMLDYDYVIKREKPSVAAIVAPTSSNKFEKFFFGTDEVMIPVYKNTAEAVKNHSNADVLLNFGSFRTAYDVTNEALDMNQFRVIMITAEGIPERLARLMNKKARAKGVTIIGPATVGAIVPGAFKVANIGGTIENIVKSKLHRPGSAGLVTRSGGLFNELSNIIALNADGIAEGVAIGGDRFVGSVFIDHLLRMEKNPQVKYMILLGEVGGREEYKVIEAIKEGKITKPVIGWCIGTIAKYFSSGVQFGHAGASANAQAETAEAKNRAMKEAGIHVPDNFNDLPLVIKGVYEELKGKGVIEEIKEPDVPPVPEDYSKALAAGKIRKPRNFVCTISDDRGEEAVYAGIPISSVATPDTGYSIGDVISLLWFKKRYPKWATNFIETVIKTVADHGPAVSGAHNAKVTARAGKSVVESLVTGLLTIGPRFGGAIDGAAKYFKYAYDNSMNPKEFVNYMKKQGIPIPGIGHRIKSVRNPDKRVEGLKKYAAEFFPATPLLDFALEVEKETTSKKENLILNVDGTIGILMVDMWRALGYTEEEINEFIESGTLNAFFILGRSIGFIGHVLDEKRLQMPMYRHPWDDILYQVEKAEEIK, from the coding sequence ATGAGTAATGCACTATTTACAAGGGATACACAGGCAATATTTTGGAATAACAATAAATCAGCAATTCAAAGAATGCTTGATTATGATTATGTAATTAAAAGGGAAAAACCGTCTGTTGCGGCTATTGTAGCTCCAACAAGTTCTAATAAATTTGAGAAATTCTTTTTTGGAACAGATGAAGTAATGATTCCTGTTTATAAAAATACTGCTGAAGCTGTGAAAAATCATTCAAATGCAGATGTTTTGCTTAATTTTGGTTCATTTAGAACTGCTTATGATGTAACAAATGAAGCTCTTGATATGAATCAATTCAGGGTAATTATGATAACAGCTGAGGGAATTCCAGAAAGACTTGCAAGGCTTATGAATAAAAAAGCAAGAGCAAAAGGTGTAACTATAATAGGGCCTGCGACTGTAGGTGCTATTGTTCCTGGAGCATTTAAAGTTGCAAACATTGGCGGAACCATTGAAAATATTGTAAAATCTAAACTTCATAGACCCGGAAGTGCCGGACTTGTAACAAGAAGTGGCGGTTTATTTAACGAACTTTCAAATATTATAGCTCTAAATGCAGACGGAATTGCCGAAGGTGTTGCTATTGGTGGTGACAGATTCGTAGGAAGCGTATTTATCGACCATTTACTTAGAATGGAAAAAAATCCTCAAGTTAAATATATGATATTACTTGGTGAAGTAGGTGGAAGAGAAGAATATAAAGTAATCGAAGCAATAAAAGAAGGTAAAATTACTAAACCGGTTATCGGATGGTGTATAGGTACTATTGCAAAATATTTCAGCAGTGGGGTACAATTTGGACATGCCGGAGCCAGTGCAAATGCCCAGGCTGAAACTGCTGAAGCTAAAAACAGAGCAATGAAAGAAGCCGGAATTCACGTTCCAGATAACTTTAACGATTTACCTCTTGTAATTAAAGGCGTATATGAAGAATTAAAAGGAAAAGGTGTTATTGAAGAAATTAAAGAACCTGATGTTCCGCCTGTTCCTGAAGATTATTCAAAAGCTCTTGCTGCAGGAAAAATTAGAAAACCAAGAAATTTTGTTTGTACAATCAGTGACGACAGGGGAGAAGAAGCTGTTTATGCAGGTATTCCTATTAGTTCTGTGGCTACTCCTGATACAGGTTACAGCATAGGTGATGTTATTTCACTTCTTTGGTTCAAAAAAAGATATCCTAAATGGGCCACTAATTTTATAGAAACTGTCATTAAAACAGTAGCAGACCACGGTCCTGCCGTAAGTGGTGCGCATAATGCCAAAGTTACAGCAAGGGCTGGAAAAAGCGTTGTTGAATCACTTGTAACAGGTCTTCTTACAATTGGACCAAGATTTGGTGGTGCAATTGACGGAGCAGCAAAATATTTCAAATATGCATATGACAATTCAATGAATCCTAAAGAATTTGTAAATTATATGAAAAAACAGGGTATTCCAATTCCAGGAATTGGGCATAGAATTAAATCTGTAAGAAACCCTGATAAAAGAGTGGAAGGTCTTAAAAAATATGCAGCCGAATTTTTCCCTGCAACACCGCTTCTTGATTTTGCTTTGGAAGTAGAAAAAGAAACAACTTCCAAAAAAGAAAACTTAATTTTAAATGTTGACGGAACGATCGGTATCTTAATGGTTGACATGTGGAGAGCATTAGGATATACTGAAGAAGAAATTAACGAATTTATTGAAAGCGGGACTTTGAATGCATTCTTTATTCTTGGAAGAAGTATCGGATTTATCGGTCATGTCCTTGATGAAAAAAGATTACAAATGCCAATGTACAGACATCCGTGGGATGATATTCTTTACCAGGTTGAAAAAGCCGAAGAAATTAAATAA
- a CDS encoding ATP citrate lyase citrate-binding domain-containing protein, whose protein sequence is MAQKPIREYDGKKLFKQNWEKYFSGLYYPFESVLVTSGDELRELAKKEEYSWLNEKPLVAKPDMLFGKRGKNNLVLFKVNKPGDVTLEDAAKWIDEKASHDVTLLSGQKGRLTHFIVEPFTPHTEDEEYYIAATTLDAYHDVLYLSAHGGMEVEENWDKVTEIKIPIDMDEANLEHLIRANIPADIPEENKERFVTFAEQFYKFFRDLNFAYLEINPLVLQGNNIYILDLVARLDDTAGFLMKDKWGNIEFPTPFGMPEKSPEEKAIAEADAKSGASLKLTILNPMGRIWTLVAGGGASVVYADTIADLAGGVNELANYGEYSGGPTTDETRFYTETVLDLMTREKDPQGRDKILIIGGAIANFTDVAKTFTGIIQAFNKYADKMKDVGVRIYVRRGGPNYEKGLKDIKAAAEKLGLPIKVFGPETHITDIVRMALEDDKKGAE, encoded by the coding sequence ATGGCTCAAAAACCTATTCGTGAATATGACGGAAAAAAACTTTTTAAACAAAATTGGGAAAAGTATTTCAGCGGATTATATTATCCGTTTGAAAGTGTATTGGTTACCAGTGGAGACGAGTTAAGAGAATTGGCCAAAAAAGAAGAATATTCATGGTTAAATGAAAAACCTTTAGTTGCAAAACCTGATATGCTTTTTGGTAAGAGAGGCAAAAACAATTTAGTTTTATTTAAAGTTAATAAACCGGGAGATGTTACCCTTGAAGATGCGGCTAAATGGATAGATGAAAAAGCTTCTCACGATGTAACTTTGCTTAGTGGGCAAAAAGGAAGACTTACCCATTTTATAGTTGAACCTTTTACACCGCACACTGAAGATGAAGAATATTATATAGCTGCTACCACGTTAGATGCCTACCATGATGTGTTGTATTTAAGTGCCCACGGAGGAATGGAAGTAGAAGAAAACTGGGATAAAGTTACTGAAATTAAAATCCCGATAGATATGGATGAAGCAAATTTAGAGCATTTAATAAGGGCAAATATTCCGGCTGACATTCCGGAAGAAAACAAAGAAAGATTTGTAACTTTTGCTGAGCAGTTTTATAAATTCTTTAGAGATTTAAACTTTGCGTATTTAGAAATAAATCCGTTAGTATTGCAAGGAAATAATATTTATATTTTAGATTTAGTCGCAAGATTGGACGATACAGCTGGATTTTTAATGAAAGATAAATGGGGGAATATTGAATTTCCTACGCCATTTGGTATGCCTGAAAAATCTCCTGAGGAAAAAGCAATAGCCGAAGCAGATGCAAAAAGCGGTGCTTCATTAAAACTTACTATTTTAAATCCGATGGGAAGAATTTGGACACTTGTTGCAGGCGGAGGAGCTTCAGTGGTTTATGCGGATACTATTGCAGATTTGGCCGGTGGAGTTAATGAATTAGCAAATTACGGTGAATATTCAGGTGGTCCTACTACTGATGAAACAAGATTTTATACTGAGACTGTTCTTGATTTAATGACAAGAGAAAAAGATCCTCAGGGTAGAGATAAAATTTTAATAATTGGTGGAGCTATTGCAAACTTTACAGATGTAGCCAAAACATTTACAGGTATTATCCAGGCATTTAACAAATATGCAGATAAAATGAAAGATGTAGGTGTCAGAATTTATGTAAGAAGAGGCGGACCGAATTATGAAAAAGGTCTTAAAGATATAAAAGCGGCGGCTGAAAAACTTGGACTTCCAATTAAAGTTTTCGGACCTGAAACACATATTACAGATATTGTTAGAATGGCACTTGAAGATGACAAAAAAGGAGCTGAATAA
- a CDS encoding glycosyltransferase family 39 protein translates to MKFLPIIIFYLFLFLYSVEFLSFSFVEIDSINHFPFLKNILHLSFDLFGKNDYALRFPSLFTGFLSVVIFYNIAKLKLKTKREIIYTTYIFMLIPGMIISSVIVNKSVYLIFLSLLFIYSYEKFKNFSYILLILYVFVDKSLISLYLALIFYSIYKKDTKLLIFSLILLAFNANYFEYKIHGRPKGYFLDLFGTYFLIFSPFVFVYFLYALYKNIFYKKDLIYFISATAFFVSLILSFRQKIKIDDYAPYTLGFVVNMVNVFLKSYKVRLPRFRTFYKILFVVLFTSLIMLDISLFFNKYTPAKKLSYSFYFPKNLAEILKKEKIYSMSCNNEKLSEILEFYGIKKGDKYKLIYSKNKNSVSIFHKNKIILKINVSKLNTI, encoded by the coding sequence ATGAAATTTCTGCCTATTATAATTTTTTATCTTTTTTTGTTTTTATACAGCGTTGAATTTTTATCATTTTCTTTTGTTGAAATAGACAGTATTAATCATTTTCCTTTTTTAAAAAACATTTTACATCTTTCTTTTGATTTATTTGGGAAAAACGATTATGCGTTGCGTTTTCCTTCATTATTTACAGGATTTTTGAGTGTTGTTATTTTTTATAATATAGCAAAATTAAAACTGAAAACAAAAAGAGAAATAATTTACACGACTTATATTTTTATGTTAATTCCGGGAATGATAATATCTTCTGTGATAGTCAATAAATCTGTGTATTTGATTTTTTTAAGTCTGTTATTCATTTACAGTTATGAAAAATTCAAAAATTTTTCTTATATCCTGTTAATTTTGTATGTTTTTGTTGACAAAAGTTTAATTTCATTATATCTGGCGCTCATTTTTTATTCTATTTATAAAAAAGATACAAAACTGCTTATTTTTAGTCTAATTTTATTGGCTTTTAATGCAAATTACTTTGAATATAAAATACACGGCAGACCCAAAGGTTATTTTTTAGATTTATTCGGTACATATTTTTTAATTTTTTCTCCGTTTGTATTTGTCTATTTTTTGTATGCGTTATATAAAAATATTTTTTATAAAAAAGATTTAATATATTTTATTTCCGCAACGGCTTTTTTTGTTTCTCTGATTTTATCTTTCAGACAGAAAATAAAAATAGACGATTATGCACCATATACGTTAGGATTTGTTGTCAATATGGTAAATGTTTTTTTAAAATCTTATAAAGTCAGACTTCCACGATTCAGAACATTTTATAAAATATTATTTGTTGTTTTATTTACATCTTTAATAATGCTTGATATATCTTTGTTTTTTAATAAATATACGCCAGCAAAAAAATTAAGCTACAGCTTTTATTTCCCCAAAAATCTGGCTGAAATTTTAAAAAAAGAAAAAATATATAGTATGAGCTGCAATAATGAAAAATTATCTGAAATTTTGGAGTTTTACGGTATTAAAAAAGGTGATAAATATAAATTGATTTACAGTAAAAATAAAAACAGCGTTTCGATTTTTCACAAAAATAAGATAATTTTAAAAATAAATGTTTCAAAATTAAACACTATTTAA
- a CDS encoding aminodeoxychorismate/anthranilate synthase component II, producing MILMIDNYDSFTYNIVQYCLELGANLKIIRNDEMNIEEIKKLNPEKIIISPGPSTPKEAGVSVEIIKKIDKPILGVCLGHQSIAYAFGAKIIRAKNLMHGKTSDIEITVYDDIYENIPEKFRVTRYHSLVVDEKTLPEFIIPTSYSLDDNEIMSLRVKNKPIFGVQYHPESIMSEHGKEIINNFLKL from the coding sequence ATGATATTAATGATTGATAATTATGATTCTTTTACTTACAATATAGTTCAGTATTGTCTGGAATTAGGGGCCAATTTGAAGATAATCAGAAACGATGAAATGAATATAGAAGAAATTAAAAAATTAAATCCGGAAAAGATAATCATCTCCCCGGGTCCTTCGACTCCAAAAGAAGCCGGAGTCAGTGTGGAAATTATAAAGAAAATAGATAAACCGATTCTTGGTGTATGTCTCGGGCATCAGTCAATTGCGTATGCGTTTGGAGCAAAAATAATAAGGGCTAAAAATCTAATGCACGGAAAAACAAGCGATATTGAAATAACTGTATATGATGATATATATGAAAATATTCCCGAAAAATTTAGGGTTACAAGATACCATTCACTTGTGGTGGATGAAAAAACTCTACCGGAATTTATAATTCCCACATCTTATTCTCTCGATGATAATGAAATAATGTCTTTGAGGGTAAAAAATAAACCGATTTTCGGAGTTCAGTATCATCCGGAATCGATTATGAGCGAACACGGAAAAGAAATAATCAACAATTTTCTTAAATTATGA
- a CDS encoding winged helix-turn-helix domain-containing protein, translated as MEIKINYWIDKKNKSFLGKGRIRLLKLIDKYGSISKAAKEMKMSYRAAWDAIDIINSLSKKEVVEKQSGGKGGGGTYLTDYGKKLIKNFENLQKDINEFKKKINEKYNDKF; from the coding sequence ATGGAAATAAAAATAAATTACTGGATAGATAAAAAAAATAAAAGTTTTTTGGGAAAAGGGAGGATAAGATTATTAAAATTAATTGATAAATACGGTTCTATTTCAAAAGCCGCAAAAGAGATGAAAATGAGTTATAGGGCGGCTTGGGATGCAATAGATATCATTAATTCTTTATCTAAAAAAGAAGTAGTGGAAAAACAAAGCGGAGGAAAAGGCGGAGGAGGAACATATTTGACAGATTACGGCAAAAAACTTATTAAAAATTTTGAAAATTTACAAAAAGACATTAATGAATTTAAAAAAAAGATAAATGAAAAATATAACGATAAATTTTGA
- a CDS encoding methylenetetrahydrofolate reductase — protein MKEKLFSESFLTLETTPPKLPTIDPMIEKLKQTEAYKYVDGFTTTDCPLSRLKYNSIIAAFKIQQTFNKKVIATMSMRDRNIIALQSDLLGANDLNVTNILALTGDPAKMSDQPNAKAVVEGSSIKLLEIIRAFNSGMDYAGKEFKIKPKPVNPFAVTNSYAKNFISIEKKIYKKVKHYALGIITQPVYDMEIVEKMLDIRDKIRNKFKDERKKFDIVFGFFPITKLKTAQFLHSHVPGIYVPDSWIEKLIKAHKINEEEEYKRNLFNNLQKKHPKIHIMTANRFEIVKELF, from the coding sequence ATGAAAGAAAAATTATTTAGTGAGAGTTTTTTAACGCTTGAAACAACTCCGCCTAAATTACCGACAATTGATCCTATGATAGAAAAATTAAAACAAACTGAAGCTTATAAATATGTAGACGGATTTACCACAACAGACTGCCCTTTAAGCAGACTAAAATACAATTCAATTATAGCAGCTTTTAAAATTCAGCAAACTTTTAATAAAAAAGTTATTGCAACAATGAGCATGAGAGACAGAAACATTATAGCGCTTCAAAGCGATTTACTTGGGGCAAACGATTTAAATGTTACAAATATTTTGGCACTAACAGGCGACCCCGCTAAAATGTCGGATCAGCCTAATGCAAAAGCGGTTGTGGAAGGAAGCAGTATAAAACTTCTTGAAATAATAAGGGCATTTAACAGCGGAATGGATTATGCGGGTAAAGAATTTAAAATAAAACCAAAACCTGTAAACCCTTTTGCAGTAACCAATTCATATGCAAAAAATTTTATTTCAATAGAAAAAAAAATTTATAAAAAAGTTAAACATTATGCTTTGGGAATAATTACCCAACCCGTATATGATATGGAAATTGTTGAAAAAATGCTTGATATTAGGGATAAAATAAGAAATAAATTTAAAGATGAAAGAAAAAAATTTGATATCGTTTTCGGTTTTTTTCCTATAACAAAACTAAAAACAGCCCAGTTTTTACATTCTCATGTTCCAGGCATTTATGTACCGGATAGCTGGATAGAAAAATTAATTAAAGCTCATAAAATAAATGAAGAAGAAGAATACAAAAGAAATTTATTTAACAATTTGCAAAAAAAACACCCTAAAATTCACATCATGACAGCCAATAGATTTGAAATAGTAAAAGAGCTTTTTTAA
- a CDS encoding M23 family metallopeptidase, translating into MSSTFRFGGNDIKIHLPFSGKWTVYQAFDGKWTHIGKWKYAYDFVIKKNGKTYKNEGLFLEDYYAFGENVLSPVNGYIVAKRDDLKDNIIGEVDRVNNWGNYIILKSDLGFFVEISHLMQYSAKVNVGDYVKVGDIIGKCGNSGYSPEPHIHIQVQKYGILGSETVPFKFYDYIKENKLYFYSLPKKDEEIEATILDKSMKLRFNFILDDIYKYKNEKSEIVEFIVKMNDKGEFYLFDGKNKLFFYMQGKLFYFYVYDGKDSYLKEIFKLVPKIPLINKNIYYEDVLPLDIRLNKFKLILIEFLLPFNFKSFLE; encoded by the coding sequence TTGAGTTCTACATTCAGGTTTGGAGGTAATGATATTAAAATTCATTTGCCTTTTTCTGGTAAATGGACGGTATACCAGGCTTTTGATGGAAAATGGACACATATAGGAAAATGGAAATATGCATACGATTTTGTGATTAAAAAAAATGGTAAAACATATAAAAATGAAGGTCTTTTTTTAGAAGATTATTATGCTTTTGGAGAAAACGTTCTTTCACCTGTAAATGGTTATATTGTTGCAAAAAGAGATGACTTAAAAGATAATATAATTGGAGAAGTTGATAGAGTTAATAATTGGGGAAATTATATAATTTTAAAAAGTGATTTAGGTTTTTTTGTAGAAATATCCCATTTAATGCAGTATTCTGCAAAAGTTAATGTCGGAGATTATGTGAAAGTTGGAGATATTATAGGAAAATGTGGAAACAGCGGTTATTCCCCAGAACCTCACATACATATTCAGGTTCAAAAGTACGGAATTTTGGGAAGTGAAACTGTTCCTTTTAAATTTTATGATTATATAAAGGAGAATAAATTATATTTTTACTCTTTGCCTAAAAAGGATGAAGAAATTGAAGCAACAATTTTAGATAAATCAATGAAACTTAGATTTAATTTTATTTTAGATGATATTTACAAATATAAAAATGAAAAAAGTGAAATAGTTGAATTTATAGTTAAAATGAATGACAAAGGGGAATTTTACCTGTTTGATGGTAAAAACAAACTGTTTTTTTATATGCAGGGTAAACTGTTTTATTTTTATGTGTATGATGGAAAAGATTCATATCTTAAGGAAATTTTTAAATTAGTTCCAAAAATTCCTCTTATTAATAAAAATATATATTATGAGGATGTGTTGCCACTGGACATAAGGCTTAATAAATTTAAATTAATTTTAATTGAATTTTTGTTACCATTTAATTTTAAATCTTTTTTAGAATAA
- a CDS encoding urea transporter, protein MIGFYAGVYFHSFFTNYYNALNSPYNFNFILIAMAVGGVFLLPTFKLYSLPVYTLPFNFITILVIFI, encoded by the coding sequence TTGATAGGTTTTTATGCAGGAGTTTACTTTCACTCTTTTTTTACAAATTATTATAATGCTTTAAATTCCCCATATAATTTTAATTTTATACTTATTGCTATGGCAGTGGGCGGTGTATTTTTACTTCCAACATTTAAATTATATTCTTTGCCGGTTTATACATTGCCTTTTAATTTTATAACAATTTTAGTGATTTTTATATAG
- a CDS encoding urea transporter, with the protein MDLKILFKPYISILFLRDVKAGIVLFFLSFLLPSVGILGVVAIISTIVFAELIKIREEYIKYGFYLYNSLLVGMGVGFYFDVSIATILSILTFLMSVYLNKVFIKYFLPILSFPFAIVSMFFYLASFKYTNLLSNIFFTF; encoded by the coding sequence ATGGATTTAAAAATATTATTTAAGCCTTATATTTCTATTCTTTTTTTAAGGGATGTGAAGGCAGGAATTGTTTTATTTTTTCTTTCTTTTTTACTTCCTAGTGTTGGAATTTTAGGAGTTGTTGCTATTATTTCGACTATCGTTTTTGCAGAATTAATTAAAATTAGAGAAGAATATATAAAATATGGTTTTTATCTTTATAATTCACTTCTTGTGGGAATGGGTGTTGGATTTTATTTTGATGTAAGTATTGCCACTATTTTATCTATTTTAACTTTTTTAATGTCTGTTTATTTAAATAAGGTTTTTATAAAATATTTTTTACCTATTTTATCATTTCCTTTTGCAATTGTTAGTATGTTTTTTTATTTAGCAAGTTTTAAATATACAAATTTGTTGAGTAATATTTTTTTTACTTTTTGA
- a CDS encoding carboxylate--amine ligase, with product MKIAISGLNNTDNPAPGIGVAKSLKDKYKLIGLSYDPNEPGVYQDLFEKVYLMPYPTLGYEEFENRIRYIKEKSDINVLIPNLDAELPLYIKYQKNIEELGLKTFLPTLKQFEMRDKSKLSEFCKKLGVKHPKTIKILSLDDLISATKELGFPIMVKGNYYKAYKAYNLDEAIEYFYKISNEWGFPLLVQEVINGIEINYVGISNYELKGGVGIKKLTTTDLGKVWSAVSIKNEKLLNLAVEFSKNWRGAFELEAMVYNNEIYLIEINPRFPAWVYFATDLGVNLPQILIELINGKNVKQNLDYPLEKMYVRYVEELSVDFKQFLTLMNKKEL from the coding sequence ATGAAAATAGCAATTAGTGGATTAAATAACACTGACAATCCAGCTCCTGGTATAGGAGTTGCCAAAAGTTTAAAAGATAAATATAAATTAATTGGCTTAAGTTATGACCCAAATGAGCCGGGAGTTTATCAGGATTTATTTGAAAAAGTTTATTTAATGCCTTATCCAACTCTTGGTTATGAAGAGTTTGAAAACAGAATCAGATATATTAAGGAAAAATCTGATATTAATGTTTTAATACCAAACTTAGATGCTGAACTACCTTTATATATTAAATATCAGAAAAACATTGAAGAATTGGGATTAAAAACATTTTTACCAACCCTTAAACAGTTTGAAATGAGAGATAAATCAAAACTTAGCGAATTTTGTAAAAAACTTGGTGTTAAACATCCTAAAACTATTAAAATTTTATCTCTTGATGATTTAATCTCTGCCACAAAAGAGCTGGGTTTTCCGATAATGGTTAAAGGAAATTATTACAAAGCTTATAAAGCCTATAATTTAGATGAAGCAATTGAATATTTTTACAAAATTTCAAATGAGTGGGGTTTTCCTCTTTTAGTACAGGAAGTTATTAACGGAATTGAAATTAATTATGTAGGAATCAGTAATTATGAATTAAAAGGCGGTGTTGGTATAAAAAAATTGACAACCACGGATTTAGGAAAAGTTTGGAGCGCGGTAAGTATTAAAAATGAAAAACTTTTAAATTTAGCAGTTGAATTTTCTAAAAATTGGAGAGGGGCGTTTGAGCTTGAAGCAATGGTTTATAACAATGAAATTTATTTAATTGAGATAAATCCCAGATTTCCGGCATGGGTTTATTTTGCTACTGATTTAGGAGTTAATCTTCCTCAGATATTAATAGAATTAATAAATGGTAAAAATGTAAAACAAAATTTAGATTATCCACTTGAAAAAATGTATGTAAGGTATGTGGAAGAATTAAGTGTTGATTTTAAACAGTTTTTAACATTAATGAATAAAAAAGAACTTTAA
- a CDS encoding PqqD family protein, with the protein MLINEMVIDENNMGFIPSLGITFQLNDTAKRIIELIKEGKNKDEIISIISSETNKDWREVYIDVNDFFQKLKIYGLINENSN; encoded by the coding sequence ATGTTGATAAATGAAATGGTTATTGATGAAAATAATATGGGATTTATTCCATCTCTTGGTATTACCTTTCAGTTAAATGATACAGCAAAAAGAATTATTGAGCTAATTAAAGAAGGTAAAAATAAAGATGAAATAATATCTATTATTTCATCTGAAACTAATAAAGATTGGAGAGAAGTTTATATTGATGTTAATGATTTTTTTCAAAAATTAAAAATTTATGGGCTAATCAATGAAAATAGCAATTAG